The proteins below are encoded in one region of Paenibacillus sp. YYML68:
- a CDS encoding type II secretion system F family protein: MLYAAFCMTVTLTIYALYALGEERRSRLKRRLSHVKGSAGSAGAGAESGLEGRAATAGGGASGGAVEGGPRGSGEAHGARQSGGNTLEDGEGEERGTLAARFMRSSWRKLRRSFSRRLQERQEARIELRLLQAGRPFQMTPVDYRLLQLTLLAGLPVLVGLYGLVLGMGIGGILLMGVVGLLLALLLPGYYLTLKTRVRSKQALRELPDVLDLLTVSLEAGLGFDAALSKLISKKEGVLAGEFRRCLEEIRLGKTRREALTGVKERLVLDELRVLIGSILQAEKLGIGMVQVLRVQSQEVRERRKQRAEEEAMKAPIKMLFPLVLFIFPSLFIVLLGPAVIQFIETFSNTP; encoded by the coding sequence ATGCTGTATGCTGCGTTCTGTATGACGGTGACGCTGACGATCTACGCGCTGTATGCGCTTGGCGAGGAGAGGCGGTCACGTCTGAAGCGGCGTCTCTCCCATGTGAAAGGTAGCGCAGGCTCAGCGGGAGCCGGGGCGGAGTCGGGTCTCGAAGGGAGAGCTGCCACTGCAGGCGGCGGTGCATCCGGGGGAGCCGTCGAAGGGGGCCCACGAGGAAGCGGCGAGGCTCACGGAGCAAGGCAGAGCGGAGGGAATACGCTCGAGGACGGCGAAGGTGAAGAGCGGGGGACACTGGCGGCTCGATTTATGCGCTCGTCCTGGAGGAAGCTTCGGCGCAGCTTCAGCAGGCGGCTGCAGGAGCGTCAGGAGGCCCGAATCGAGCTGAGGCTGCTTCAGGCCGGGCGGCCGTTCCAGATGACGCCGGTCGATTATCGTCTGCTTCAGCTTACCTTGCTGGCAGGGCTGCCGGTTCTCGTCGGCTTGTATGGCCTCGTGCTCGGTATGGGTATTGGCGGGATATTGCTCATGGGAGTCGTCGGGCTCCTGCTGGCGCTCCTGCTGCCCGGCTATTATTTGACGCTGAAGACGAGGGTAAGATCCAAGCAAGCATTGCGCGAGCTACCGGATGTGCTGGACCTGCTGACGGTCAGTCTTGAGGCCGGACTTGGCTTCGATGCGGCGCTCAGCAAGCTCATCTCGAAGAAGGAGGGCGTCCTCGCAGGCGAGTTCAGGCGCTGTCTGGAGGAGATTCGGCTCGGCAAGACGAGGCGGGAGGCGCTGACCGGCGTTAAGGAGCGTCTCGTGCTCGATGAGCTGCGCGTGCTGATCGGCAGTATTCTGCAGGCAGAGAAGCTCGGCATTGGCATGGTACAAGTATTGCGGGTGCAGTCTCAGGAGGTACGGGAGAGGCGGAAGCAGCGGGCGGAGGAGGAGGCGATGAAGGCGCCGATTAAGATGCTGTTCCCTCTTGTTCTGTTTATATTTCCTAGCTTATTCATCGTGCTGCTAGGTCCGGCGGTCATCCAATTCATCGAGACGTTCTCGAATACGCCGTAA
- a CDS encoding PqqD family protein: MMQYVRKEHCETIELDDVHMVMNLDNYTVTELNSMGGYCWGLLTVARTVQELTDAVRLHYAMDSEDLSADIAGFLEGLVECELVELVHV; the protein is encoded by the coding sequence ATGATGCAATATGTGCGCAAGGAGCACTGCGAAACGATCGAGCTGGACGATGTGCATATGGTGATGAATCTGGACAATTATACGGTTACGGAGCTCAACAGCATGGGCGGCTATTGCTGGGGTCTGCTGACTGTAGCTCGGACTGTTCAGGAGCTGACGGATGCGGTGCGCCTGCACTATGCGATGGACTCGGAAGACTTGTCCGCCGACATTGCTGGTTTCTTGGAAGGGCTGGTCGAGTGTGAGCTCGTGGAGCTAGTGCATGTCTAA
- a CDS encoding ABC transporter ATP-binding protein: protein MREAIKLVAGQIREHLTLRDLHKPFKLLVPYLRGHWKPHAGLFLIVLVEIALTLTTSWYMGAVTDAALHQQLEKLFKLLPFAVLLVLTSISLGYTANHLELLASTRLKKQFQENLVSHLLRLPAAWTNRSRTGELMTLFSQDLHGIDGMIGKSLIQLIRLPLIFIAVMIYMLHIHWMLALLSLAAAPVVAVGGAIFGMLMRNNSRRMYDQVGEMNCLLHELMQGLALIRSFTLEKRLYLSFFGKSEELYVLERKDAKLRGVYAAVSEAGSSAMFLTCLSLGAYFVTTGIISVGALVSFLNLTAHLVYPLTGLAGLWVGYQKAIPAIERLERVLQEVPESSELPEPMPAASGGASIRFEQVTFAYDGQSKLFEQFQLHIEAGKTVAIVGESGAGKSTLFQLLQRFYRPHSGRIYMNGVPIEQLSAAQLRSSIAHVAQETFLFAGSIRDNLLLARADVTDEEMMQAAKDAYIHDFIMTLPSGYDTEVGERGVRLSGGQKQRVAIARALLKQASVLLLDEATSALDSESEYQVKQTLERLGTARTTLIIAHRLSTVLHADLIIVLREGAIVQMGTHQELIACEGVYRRLVRRQYFDQPGHVSLV, encoded by the coding sequence ATGAGAGAGGCAATCAAGCTTGTTGCGGGACAAATCCGCGAGCACCTGACGCTTCGCGACCTGCATAAGCCGTTCAAGCTGCTAGTCCCGTATTTGCGGGGACATTGGAAGCCGCATGCGGGACTGTTCCTCATCGTATTGGTGGAAATTGCCCTTACGCTGACTACCTCCTGGTACATGGGCGCGGTGACGGATGCGGCGCTCCATCAGCAGCTCGAGAAGCTGTTCAAGCTGCTTCCGTTCGCCGTATTGCTCGTGTTGACGAGCATCTCGCTAGGGTATACGGCCAATCATCTGGAGCTGCTGGCCAGCACGAGGCTGAAGAAGCAATTCCAGGAGAATCTGGTCAGCCACTTGCTGCGCCTGCCTGCGGCCTGGACGAATCGAAGCCGCACGGGAGAGCTGATGACGCTATTCTCACAAGATTTGCACGGCATTGACGGTATGATTGGCAAAAGCTTGATCCAGCTCATCCGGCTGCCCTTAATCTTCATCGCTGTGATGATCTATATGCTACATATTCACTGGATGCTCGCGCTACTCAGCCTCGCTGCTGCTCCAGTGGTGGCGGTAGGCGGCGCCATATTCGGCATGCTGATGCGCAACAACAGCAGACGTATGTACGATCAGGTCGGCGAAATGAACTGCTTGCTTCATGAGCTCATGCAAGGTCTTGCGCTCATCCGCTCGTTCACGCTGGAGAAGCGGCTGTATCTAAGCTTCTTCGGGAAGAGCGAGGAGCTGTATGTGCTGGAGCGGAAGGATGCGAAGCTGCGCGGGGTGTATGCGGCTGTGAGCGAGGCGGGTAGCTCGGCTATGTTCTTGACCTGCTTATCGCTAGGGGCGTATTTCGTAACGACGGGGATCATATCGGTAGGGGCGCTCGTGTCGTTCCTGAATCTGACCGCACATCTGGTCTACCCGCTTACGGGACTAGCCGGCTTGTGGGTCGGCTACCAGAAGGCGATTCCAGCTATAGAGCGCTTGGAGCGTGTGCTTCAGGAGGTGCCGGAATCGTCTGAGCTCCCAGAGCCTATGCCAGCTGCATCTGGCGGCGCTTCGATTCGGTTCGAGCAGGTGACCTTCGCTTATGACGGACAGTCGAAGCTGTTCGAGCAATTCCAGCTTCATATCGAGGCTGGGAAGACAGTAGCCATCGTCGGGGAGAGTGGAGCGGGGAAGTCGACGCTGTTCCAGCTGCTGCAGCGGTTCTACCGGCCGCATTCCGGGCGCATCTATATGAACGGCGTCCCGATTGAGCAGCTGTCTGCCGCACAGCTGCGAAGCTCGATCGCACATGTGGCGCAGGAGACATTCCTGTTCGCGGGATCGATCCGCGATAATCTGTTGCTTGCGCGTGCTGATGTTACAGATGAAGAGATGATGCAGGCTGCGAAGGATGCGTACATCCATGATTTTATCATGACGCTCCCATCAGGCTATGATACCGAGGTTGGCGAGCGGGGAGTGCGTCTGTCGGGCGGACAGAAGCAGCGCGTTGCGATTGCCCGGGCGCTGCTGAAGCAGGCCTCGGTTCTGCTGTTGGACGAGGCGACCTCAGCGCTCGACAGTGAGTCGGAATATCAGGTGAAGCAGACGCTCGAGCGCCTTGGCACAGCTCGAACGACCTTGATCATTGCCCATCGATTGTCGACGGTGCTTCATGCCGATCTTATTATCGTGCTTCGAGAGGGCGCCATTGTGCAGATGGGAACGCATCAAGAGCTGATTGCATGCG